A region of Sulfurimonas sp. DNA encodes the following proteins:
- a CDS encoding restriction endonuclease, SacI family — MLYKKQLISIYNEALNEKDYSKKLTKTILENIKIIANKCFNQKGVFTVLVTLLIYKIKHTKQDIRIHQAQLENGFSGRSMDTHHITPTLKEIGLPSMAESGWLTRSLEQPFPYTLDYNGKISDKKVKKSFLELVNEIQVNSINPKFILVELFKQVIKIQEENKIEIQPLENPDKLTISKIINLLDKQFTFNYETSYGSKLPVLAFYSIYKIIINEISRYDNCTLKPLGSHTASDRTSKSAGDIEIFNKSELFEAIEIKLDKPIDANIVRIAKEKIIKYNPKRYYILSYYEIKKEDEEEINKIIQEVKEEHGCQIIVNGIMATLKYYMRLISNLENFYNSYSELINIDRELKAIHKQKWNELTLGLNNEL; from the coding sequence ATGCTATATAAAAAACAATTAATATCAATTTACAATGAAGCACTAAACGAAAAAGATTATTCAAAAAAACTAACTAAAACAATTTTAGAAAATATCAAAATAATAGCAAATAAATGTTTCAATCAAAAAGGTGTTTTTACAGTTCTTGTTACTTTATTAATTTATAAAATCAAACATACAAAACAAGATATAAGAATACATCAAGCTCAACTAGAAAATGGTTTTTCTGGTAGAAGTATGGATACACACCATATTACACCTACATTAAAAGAGATAGGATTACCATCTATGGCAGAAAGTGGTTGGCTTACTCGTTCACTAGAGCAACCTTTCCCTTATACATTGGATTACAATGGTAAAATAAGTGATAAGAAAGTTAAAAAATCATTTTTAGAACTTGTGAATGAAATTCAAGTAAATAGTATCAATCCTAAATTTATTTTAGTTGAACTTTTTAAACAAGTAATTAAAATACAAGAAGAAAATAAAATTGAAATTCAACCGTTAGAAAATCCTGATAAATTAACAATCTCTAAAATTATAAACTTATTAGATAAACAATTTACATTTAATTATGAAACATCTTATGGTTCAAAATTACCAGTTTTAGCTTTTTATTCAATTTACAAAATAATCATAAATGAAATATCAAGATATGATAATTGTACTTTAAAACCATTAGGTAGTCACACAGCAAGTGATAGAACATCAAAAAGTGCTGGAGATATTGAAATATTTAATAAGAGTGAATTATTTGAAGCTATTGAAATAAAATTAGATAAGCCAATAGATGCAAATATAGTAAGAATAGCTAAAGAAAAAATAATAAAATATAATCCTAAAAGATACTATATTTTATCATACTATGAAATTAAAAAAGAAGATGAAGAAGAAATAAATAAAATTATTCAAGAAGTAAAAGAAGAACATGGTTGTCAAATAATAGTAAATGGAATTATGGCAACATTGAAATATTATATGCGACTAATAAGTAACTTAGAAAATTTTTATAATTCATATTCTGAATTAATAAATATTGATAGAGAATTAAAAGCAATTCATAAACAAAAATGGAATGAATTAACTTTAGGGTTAAATAATGAGTTATAG
- the dcm gene encoding DNA (cytosine-5-)-methyltransferase, whose protein sequence is MSYSFIDLFAGIGGFRTGFEKNECNCVFSSEIDEHAGEMYRANYNETVFKDITKIDEKEIPNHDVLLAGFPCQPFSIAGEKKGFNDTRGTLFFDIERILKEKKPKAIVLENVKHFKSHDNGNTLKVVLSALNKLGYTTNWQVLNAKDFGVPQNRERTIIVGSLNGIKFDFNKLDRQQPICIKNILEDDNGEIEYLDESEYTLIENPKKQPSGLVFVGYRNKKIRIKGTRPDTIHLSRVHKQPNRIYSSDGTHPTLSSQESAGRYFVHHNDRVRKLTLKECYRLMGFKDDFKLLGSKAKLYNRIGNSIVIPMVEEIAKQVKKQILNKTDEIIKCKKPIQQMSLFDFGNEKNRLAG, encoded by the coding sequence ATGAGTTATAGTTTTATTGATTTATTTGCAGGTATTGGTGGATTTAGAACAGGTTTTGAAAAGAACGAATGTAATTGTGTATTCAGTTCAGAAATAGATGAACATGCAGGAGAAATGTATCGAGCTAATTATAATGAAACAGTATTTAAAGATATAACAAAAATAGATGAAAAAGAGATACCAAATCATGATGTTTTACTAGCAGGTTTTCCTTGTCAGCCTTTTAGTATTGCAGGAGAAAAAAAAGGATTTAATGATACTAGGGGAACTCTATTCTTTGATATTGAAAGAATATTAAAAGAAAAAAAGCCAAAGGCTATTGTCTTAGAGAATGTTAAACATTTTAAAAGTCACGATAATGGAAATACTCTAAAAGTTGTTTTAAGTGCTTTAAATAAATTAGGATACACAACAAATTGGCAGGTACTAAATGCTAAAGATTTTGGTGTACCACAAAATCGAGAACGAACAATAATTGTTGGCTCCTTAAATGGAATTAAATTTGATTTTAATAAACTAGATAGGCAACAACCAATTTGTATAAAAAATATTTTAGAAGATGATAATGGAGAAATAGAATATTTAGATGAAAGTGAATATACACTTATTGAGAATCCAAAAAAACAACCATCAGGACTTGTTTTTGTAGGATATAGAAATAAAAAAATTAGAATAAAAGGGACAAGACCAGATACAATACATTTATCAAGAGTTCATAAACAACCAAATAGAATATATTCATCAGATGGAACACACCCCACCTTATCATCACAAGAATCAGCAGGAAGATATTTTGTACATCATAATGATAGAGTAAGAAAATTAACTTTAAAAGAATGCTATAGATTAATGGGTTTTAAAGATGATTTTAAATTACTTGGCTCAAAAGCCAAATTATATAATAGAATTGGAAATTCAATAGTTATTCCAATGGTAGAAGAAATAGCAAAACAAGTTAAGAAACAAATATTAAATAAAACAGATGAAATTATTAAATGTAAAAAACCTATTCAACAAATGTCATTATTTGACTTTGGAAATGAAAAAAATAGACTCGCTGGGTAA
- a CDS encoding copper-translocating P-type ATPase yields the protein MSSQCKENMCQVEKSLYTCPMHPEIIKDKPDNCPKCGMALEAMDVEVDDENEELNYMSKRFWLSFVFSLPVFIVAMIGDLLPQYLPDSISMLSIQWFEFILATPVVIWAGLPFFVRGYESIKTWNLNMFTLIAIGVGTSYIYSIVALFAPELFPPLMQTKEGLVHVYFEAAAVITTLVLLGQVLELRARSKTNSAIKTLLNLAPKQAYYIDADGNEKNVNIEDIQVGDYLRIKPGDKIPVDGVVVEGQSNVDESMITGEAILIQKSKDAKLIGATLNKNGTMLMVAQKVGSDTMLSQIVAMVSQAQRSRAPIQKLADKVSGYFVSIVILSAVLAFFGWYMFSPEPRLAYAMVSAVAVLIIACPCALGLATPISIMVGTGRAAVIGILIKDAQTLETMEKVTTLVLDKTGTLTEGNPRVTDVKIADGFNKEDIVRYAASLESMSEHPLAEAIVEYAKTNGIDISKVEDFESITGKGVFAYLNGQKVVLGSERFLNELNVNTDSIKEELLSFKNDAKGVMFMAINSKFSALFVIEDPIKKSSKEAVTALKDENIQVVMLSGDNETTANAVAKKIGIEEVYANILPDGKINIIKKLQNDGQIVAMAGDGINDAPALVQADVGIAMGTGTDVAIESAGVTLIKGDLLGILKVIKLSRATMKNIRQNLFFAFIYNSAGVPIAAGVLYPFFGLLLSPMIAAAAMSFSSVSVIVNALRLKDLKL from the coding sequence ATGAGTTCACAATGTAAAGAAAATATGTGTCAAGTAGAAAAAAGTTTATATACTTGTCCGATGCATCCAGAGATTATAAAAGATAAGCCTGATAATTGTCCAAAGTGTGGTATGGCATTGGAAGCTATGGATGTAGAGGTAGATGATGAGAATGAAGAACTTAACTACATGAGTAAACGATTCTGGCTAAGTTTTGTATTTTCTTTACCAGTATTTATTGTTGCGATGATTGGTGACTTATTGCCTCAGTATTTACCTGATTCTATCTCTATGTTGAGTATTCAGTGGTTTGAGTTTATACTGGCAACTCCAGTAGTTATTTGGGCTGGTTTGCCTTTTTTTGTTAGAGGATATGAGTCTATAAAAACATGGAATTTAAATATGTTTACTCTTATCGCTATTGGTGTTGGTACTTCATATATTTACAGTATAGTAGCTTTGTTCGCACCTGAATTGTTTCCACCTCTGATGCAAACAAAAGAGGGTTTAGTGCATGTTTACTTTGAAGCGGCAGCAGTAATTACAACTCTTGTACTTTTAGGTCAAGTTTTAGAACTTCGTGCTAGAAGTAAGACGAACTCTGCAATTAAAACACTTTTAAATTTAGCACCTAAACAAGCTTATTATATAGATGCAGATGGAAATGAAAAAAATGTGAATATTGAGGATATTCAAGTTGGCGATTATTTAAGAATAAAGCCAGGTGATAAAATTCCCGTAGATGGTGTTGTTGTAGAAGGACAAAGTAATGTAGATGAGTCTATGATTACAGGTGAGGCAATACTTATTCAAAAATCCAAAGATGCAAAACTTATTGGAGCTACGCTAAATAAAAATGGTACGATGCTAATGGTCGCTCAAAAAGTTGGTAGCGATACAATGCTCTCTCAAATAGTAGCAATGGTTTCACAAGCACAACGCTCTCGTGCACCTATTCAAAAACTTGCAGATAAAGTTTCTGGTTATTTCGTTTCTATCGTTATCCTATCAGCGGTTTTAGCTTTTTTTGGATGGTATATGTTTAGTCCAGAGCCTAGACTTGCTTATGCTATGGTATCAGCAGTTGCAGTCTTAATCATTGCTTGTCCTTGTGCCTTAGGTTTAGCAACTCCTATCTCTATAATGGTTGGGACTGGTCGCGCTGCAGTAATTGGAATTTTAATTAAAGATGCTCAAACATTAGAAACAATGGAAAAAGTCACAACTTTAGTCCTTGATAAGACAGGTACTTTAACAGAGGGAAATCCAAGAGTTACAGATGTAAAAATTGCTGATGGTTTTAATAAAGAGGATATTGTTAGATATGCAGCTTCACTAGAGAGTATGAGTGAGCACCCTTTAGCAGAAGCTATTGTAGAGTATGCTAAAACAAATGGTATAGATATATCTAAAGTAGAAGATTTTGAATCTATTACAGGGAAAGGAGTATTTGCATATCTTAATGGACAAAAAGTTGTTTTAGGAAGCGAGAGATTTTTAAATGAACTCAATGTAAATACAGACTCTATAAAAGAGGAACTTTTGAGCTTTAAGAATGACGCTAAAGGTGTAATGTTTATGGCTATTAACTCTAAATTTTCAGCTCTTTTTGTGATTGAAGATCCAATTAAAAAGAGTTCAAAAGAGGCTGTAACAGCATTAAAAGATGAAAATATTCAAGTAGTGATGCTCAGTGGTGATAACGAAACAACCGCAAATGCAGTTGCTAAAAAAATAGGCATTGAAGAGGTATATGCAAATATTCTTCCAGATGGAAAAATAAATATTATTAAAAAACTGCAAAATGATGGTCAAATTGTAGCTATGGCTGGAGATGGTATAAATGATGCCCCTGCATTAGTTCAAGCTGATGTAGGAATTGCTATGGGAACTGGAACAGATGTAGCCATAGAGAGTGCTGGAGTTACACTAATAAAAGGTGATTTGCTAGGTATATTGAAAGTAATTAAGCTAAGCCGCGCTACTATGAAAAATATAAGACAAAATCTATTCTTTGCTTTTATATACAATAGTGCAGGAGTACCTATAGCAGCAGGAGTTTTATACCCATTTTTTGGACTTTTACTCTCACCCATGATTGCAGCTGCAGCTATGAGTTTTAGTTCAGTATCTGTTATTGTTAATGCTTTACGCTTAAAAGATTTAAAGCTATAA
- a CDS encoding IS3 family transposase, which yields MSRKRTTYTAEFKTKLVLEVLKEDKTLNEIASVNNITPKNLQNWKKIFLENAEVAMEPAKVIKEYKEENVRLQAKLDEYAKVVGQLTVEKDWAVGKLSSLDSSYKKELIDRDENKALSVVKQCNLINYNRSNLFYAPMVNLAKNVIKKHIEKVFEEIPSYGYMKVYHQLLEDGFRVSPNTVLAYRRELGLQAVLAVRPPNTSWADKQHHKYSYKIRGLDIVRANQVWSTDITYIKIKGGMVYMAAIIDWYSKAILSWRISNTMDTDLVMGVLDEALALYGKPEIFNTDQGSQYTSCIHTQTLKDNDIIISMDGKGRATDNICIERFWRSAKVEKIYLNEYERVSILKSDVKDYIEFYNHRRFHETLKYKKPMNVYYDSLKINDENYTKSSENVA from the coding sequence ATGAGTCGAAAAAGAACAACATATACAGCAGAATTCAAGACAAAGTTAGTTTTAGAAGTTTTAAAAGAAGATAAGACACTAAATGAAATAGCAAGTGTAAATAATATCACACCAAAAAACTTACAAAATTGGAAGAAGATATTTTTGGAAAATGCAGAAGTTGCGATGGAACCTGCAAAAGTAATTAAAGAGTACAAAGAAGAGAATGTAAGATTACAAGCTAAACTTGATGAATATGCAAAGGTTGTAGGTCAACTAACAGTAGAGAAGGACTGGGCGGTGGGAAAGTTAAGCAGCTTGGACTCTAGCTATAAAAAGGAGTTGATTGATAGAGATGAAAATAAGGCATTATCAGTTGTAAAACAATGTAATCTTATTAACTATAACAGAAGTAATTTGTTCTATGCACCAATGGTAAATCTTGCTAAAAATGTAATTAAAAAACATATAGAAAAAGTATTTGAAGAGATACCAAGCTATGGCTATATGAAAGTGTATCATCAACTACTAGAGGATGGTTTTCGTGTCAGTCCCAACACAGTGCTGGCATACCGTAGAGAGTTAGGTTTACAGGCTGTTTTAGCTGTAAGACCACCAAATACAAGCTGGGCGGACAAGCAACATCATAAATACTCTTACAAAATAAGAGGATTAGATATCGTAAGAGCAAACCAAGTATGGTCAACAGATATAACCTATATTAAAATTAAAGGTGGTATGGTCTATATGGCTGCCATAATTGATTGGTATTCTAAAGCAATATTATCTTGGCGAATATCCAACACAATGGATACAGATTTAGTCATGGGTGTACTAGATGAAGCACTCGCACTCTATGGTAAGCCTGAGATATTTAATACTGATCAAGGGTCACAATATACAAGCTGTATCCACACTCAAACATTAAAAGATAATGACATAATTATCTCTATGGATGGTAAAGGTAGAGCAACAGATAATATTTGTATTGAGAGGTTCTGGAGAAGTGCTAAAGTTGAAAAAATATACCTCAATGAATATGAGAGAGTATCAATTCTCAAAAGTGATGTTAAGGATTATATAGAATTTTATAATCATAGAAGATTTCATGAGACATTGAAATATAAAAAACCTATGAATGTTTATTATGATAGTTTAAAAATCAATGATGAGAATTACACTAAATCTAGTGAAAATGTAGCATAG
- a CDS encoding tetratricopeptide repeat protein, translated as MIKYILLALLLININLNASDIRLERYANTKTWLQDADSNADSAYNLGLTYHKKIKDYDKAEYWYKKAYKLDNKATDIIHNLGFLHKHKKNYKEAIKWYKF; from the coding sequence ATGATTAAATACATACTACTAGCACTACTACTTATAAACATAAATCTAAACGCAAGTGATATAAGACTAGAGAGATATGCAAATACTAAGACTTGGTTACAAGATGCTGATAGTAATGCTGATTCGGCTTATAACTTGGGTTTAACTTATCACAAAAAAATCAAGGATTATGATAAGGCTGAATATTGGTACAAGAAAGCTTATAAACTTGATAATAAAGCTACTGATATTATTCACAACTTAGGTTTTCTTCATAAGCACAAAAAAAACTACAAAGAGGCTATAAAGTGGTACAAATTTTGA
- a CDS encoding IS256 family transposase, variant Zn-binding type: MCPHCTSKKTKKNGKLGGIQRYKCSSCNSYFSSKRRPDKLQEIIFKKYIYKRQTLSDLAEEYKKSSRWVQKQIFEYEPNIKYHKPRAIVLICDATFYGKRKDKLGTLVFKDDITKEILLSKHIQSELSADYKLLLNQLLELGYTVLSVTIDGKRGLQKVFKDFPLQMCHFHQAKTVRRYITKRPRLQAGKDLKKIMYRLTQTNEKKFTKKLDEWYETYKNFIEEKSINNDTGKSYYTHQKVRAAYRSLRANLSYLFTRNKYKNFKIPNTTNTLDGGTFSPLKILIKIHRGLSKSLKLKMVDDYLLNYKKK; this comes from the coding sequence ATCTGTCCACACTGTACATCAAAAAAGACTAAAAAAAATGGTAAATTAGGTGGAATTCAGAGATATAAATGCTCAAGTTGTAATAGTTATTTTTCATCAAAAAGACGACCAGATAAATTACAAGAAATTATTTTTAAAAAGTATATTTATAAGAGACAAACACTAAGTGATTTAGCAGAGGAATATAAGAAAAGTTCTCGATGGGTTCAGAAGCAAATATTTGAATATGAACCAAATATAAAATATCATAAACCTAGAGCGATAGTTCTTATCTGTGATGCTACTTTTTATGGCAAACGCAAAGATAAACTTGGAACGCTAGTTTTTAAAGATGACATTACCAAAGAGATACTTTTATCCAAACATATTCAAAGTGAACTATCAGCTGACTATAAACTATTACTCAATCAACTTTTAGAGCTTGGCTATACAGTTCTATCAGTCACAATAGATGGCAAAAGAGGCTTACAAAAGGTTTTTAAAGACTTTCCACTACAAATGTGTCACTTCCATCAGGCAAAGACTGTGAGAAGATATATAACTAAAAGACCAAGACTACAAGCTGGAAAAGATTTGAAGAAAATCATGTATCGACTCACTCAAACTAATGAAAAAAAATTTACTAAAAAGCTTGATGAATGGTATGAAACATATAAAAATTTTATAGAAGAAAAAAGTATCAATAATGATACTGGTAAATCATATTACACTCATCAAAAAGTTAGAGCTGCATATAGAAGTTTAAGAGCTAATCTTTCATATCTTTTTACAAGAAATAAATATAAAAATTTCAAGATTCCAAACACAACAAATACTCTCGATGGTGGAACTTTTTCTCCATTGAAAATACTCATTAAAATCCACAGAGGATTAAGCAAAAGCTTGAAGTTAAAAATGGTTGATGATTATTTATTAAACTATAAGAAAAAATAA
- a CDS encoding IS3 family transposase, which produces MSRKRTTYTAEFKTKLVLEVLKEDKTLNEIASVNNITPKNLQNWKKIFLENAEVAMEPAKVIKEYKEENVRLQAKLDEYAKVVGQLTVEKDWAVGKLSSLDSSYKKELIDRDENKALSVVKQCNLINYNRSNLFYAPMVNLAKNVIKKHIEKVFEEIPSYGYMKVYHQLLEDGFRVSPNTVLAYRRELGLQAVLAVRPPNTSWADKQHHKYSYKIRGLDIVRANQVWSTDITYIKIKGGMVYMAAIIDWYSKAILSWRISNTMDTDLVIGVLDEALALYGKPEIFNTDQGSQYTSCIHTQTLKDNDIIISMDGKGRATDNICIERFWRSAKVEKIYLNEYERVSILKSDVKDYIEFYNHRRFHETLKYKKPMNVYYDSLKINDENYTKSSENVA; this is translated from the coding sequence ATGAGTCGAAAAAGAACAACATATACAGCAGAATTCAAGACAAAGTTAGTTTTAGAAGTTTTAAAAGAAGATAAGACACTAAATGAAATAGCAAGTGTAAATAATATCACACCAAAAAACTTACAAAATTGGAAGAAGATATTTTTGGAAAATGCAGAAGTTGCGATGGAACCTGCAAAAGTAATTAAAGAGTACAAAGAAGAGAATGTAAGATTACAAGCTAAACTTGATGAATATGCAAAGGTTGTAGGTCAACTAACAGTAGAGAAGGACTGGGCGGTGGGAAAGTTAAGCAGCTTGGACTCTAGCTATAAAAAGGAGTTGATTGATAGAGATGAAAATAAGGCATTATCAGTTGTAAAACAATGTAATCTTATTAACTATAACAGAAGTAATTTGTTCTATGCACCAATGGTAAATCTTGCTAAAAATGTAATTAAAAAACATATAGAAAAAGTATTTGAAGAGATACCAAGCTATGGCTATATGAAAGTGTATCATCAACTACTAGAGGATGGTTTTCGTGTCAGTCCCAACACAGTGCTGGCATACCGTAGAGAGTTAGGTTTACAGGCTGTTTTAGCTGTAAGACCACCAAATACAAGCTGGGCGGACAAGCAACATCATAAATACTCTTACAAAATAAGAGGATTAGATATCGTAAGAGCAAACCAAGTATGGTCAACAGATATAACCTATATTAAAATTAAAGGTGGTATGGTCTATATGGCTGCCATAATTGATTGGTATTCTAAAGCAATATTATCTTGGCGAATATCCAACACAATGGATACAGATTTAGTCATAGGTGTACTAGATGAAGCACTCGCACTCTATGGTAAGCCTGAGATATTTAATACTGATCAAGGGTCACAATATACAAGCTGTATCCACACTCAAACATTAAAAGATAATGACATAATTATCTCTATGGATGGCAAAGGTAGAGCAACAGATAATATTTGTATTGAGAGGTTCTGGAGAAGTGCTAAAGTTGAAAAAATATACCTCAATGAATATGAGAGAGTATCAATTCTCAAAAGTGATGTTAAGGATTATATAGAATTTTATAATCACAGAAGATTTCATGAGACATTGAAATATAAAAAACCTATGAATGTTTATTATGATAGTTTAAAAATCAATGATGAGAATTACACTAAATCTAGTGAAAATGTAGCATAG
- a CDS encoding tetratricopeptide repeat protein, translated as MLKTILLSFILLTTLLAKDARLNHYRDAVKWEKDANTNADTAFNLGVLYHKNIKDYDKAVYWYKKAYGMKGQEASISASSNLGYLYKYQKKYDLALKWYTIAMKKNDRDATFNLGLLYKNKLKDYPNAIKYYTKAYKMGEMGGALNLAHLYESILKQPEKAMIWYKKAAKGGYVDAIKDLAHIAHEKNNNIEGGAYFIALINIKYSKQKVIKFLKNKWKLTDKELQKAYKLQLKLDIPKHYRGGI; from the coding sequence ATGCTTAAAACTATACTACTAAGTTTTATACTACTAACAACACTACTCGCAAAAGATGCAAGACTAAACCACTATAGAGATGCTGTAAAGTGGGAGAAAGATGCCAATACAAATGCTGACACGGCGTTTAACTTAGGTGTGCTTTATCATAAGAATATTAAAGATTATGATAAGGCTGTTTATTGGTATAAGAAAGCTTATGGGATGAAAGGACAAGAAGCTTCTATAAGTGCTTCAAGTAATTTAGGATACTTATACAAATATCAAAAAAAATATGACTTAGCATTAAAATGGTATACAATAGCTATGAAAAAAAATGATAGAGACGCAACTTTCAACTTAGGTCTTCTTTATAAAAATAAACTCAAAGACTACCCAAACGCAATAAAATACTACACAAAAGCTTATAAAATGGGAGAAATGGGGGGGGCTTTAAATTTAGCTCATTTATATGAAAGTATATTAAAGCAACCCGAGAAAGCCATGATTTGGTATAAAAAAGCAGCAAAAGGCGGTTATGTAGATGCTATAAAAGATTTAGCACATATCGCTCATGAGAAAAATAATAATATAGAAGGTGGGGCTTACTTCATAGCCCTAATAAACATAAAATACTCAAAACAAAAAGTTATAAAGTTTCTAAAAAACAAATGGAAACTAACAGACAAAGAACTTCAAAAAGCCTACAAACTCCAACTAAAACTAGACATCCCTAAACATTACAGAGGTGGCATTTAA
- a CDS encoding DUF805 domain-containing protein, with protein sequence MKYVKQKLSLPNSHLVIMSIIIILMVEQFAVNYFYNTLSNTTYLINILFYKTIILSIFCFFIFSFYSTKRYNIKYFLIISLLSMILPLLDILLSIFEMVDYFMKLDIFNQQLNTIIMIIGDIVIQFHILKLPLIILASAFLIKDNYKMMQNISIIILIILTNITMFTLLDRLDYTLISELYVPKIYIEELFLLVLFIFTFGLFKDYKNSLNPKIDIERKKQNIYTYVDNNGIEKYFSCSGRVTRREYWLFILIISIVFTVITIGLLSKIISPIIFGIVLFVGVIINVNMNTKRLHDVGISGWYQVISLIPIIGQGILFWRYIQPTNKIQIKELDA encoded by the coding sequence ATGAAATATGTTAAACAAAAGTTATCCCTACCAAATAGTCACTTAGTGATTATGAGCATAATTATAATATTGATGGTAGAACAATTTGCAGTCAATTATTTTTATAATACTTTAAGTAATACTACTTATTTAATCAATATATTATTTTATAAAACTATTATATTATCAATATTCTGTTTTTTCATTTTTTCATTTTATAGCACTAAAAGATATAATATTAAATATTTTCTTATTATATCTTTATTGAGTATGATACTACCATTATTGGATATATTATTGAGCATCTTTGAAATGGTAGATTATTTTATGAAGTTAGATATATTTAATCAACAGTTAAATACTATCATAATGATTATAGGAGATATCGTTATACAATTTCATATTCTTAAGCTACCTTTGATTATATTGGCGAGTGCTTTTTTAATAAAAGATAATTATAAAATGATGCAAAATATATCAATCATAATACTTATAATTTTAACAAATATTACTATGTTTACCTTGTTAGATAGATTAGATTATACTCTTATATCGGAACTCTATGTTCCAAAGATTTATATCGAAGAACTATTTCTATTAGTATTATTTATATTTACTTTTGGATTGTTTAAAGATTATAAAAATAGTTTGAATCCTAAAATAGATATTGAACGTAAAAAACAAAATATTTATACATATGTTGATAACAATGGTATAGAAAAATATTTTTCATGTTCAGGACGTGTAACAAGAAGAGAATATTGGCTTTTTATTTTAATAATTAGTATTGTTTTTACTGTAATTACTATAGGGTTATTAAGTAAGATAATTAGCCCAATAATATTTGGAATAGTGCTTTTTGTAGGAGTAATTATTAATGTTAATATGAATACTAAACGTTTACATGATGTTGGTATTAGTGGATGGTACCAAGTGATAAGTTTAATCCCGATTATAGGTCAAGGTATTTTATTTTGGAGATATATTCAGCCAACTAACAAAATACAGATAAAGGAACTAGATGCTTAA
- a CDS encoding tetratricopeptide repeat protein, with translation MLKHILLSFLLLTTTLLAEDARLNHYRDATKWEKDANTNADSAFNLGVTYHKKIKDYDKAIYWYKKAYKLDKGNDVANNLGYLYDDIKKYDDAIKWYKVGIEQGDADSSFNLALLYKRKIKDYPNAIKYYTKAYEMGESGGAFNLAMLYEESLKDYPNAIKYYTKAYKMGDMGGANSLGYLYEHNLKDTKNAELWYKIAVSKNNKRAIGNLAKLYNKQNKKELGSAYMISLINNGYTKSKVLTYLKTKWKLTDKELQKAYKLQLKLDIPKHYRGNIN, from the coding sequence ATGCTTAAGCACATACTACTAAGCTTTTTACTACTAACAACAACACTACTCGCAGAAGATGCAAGACTAAACCACTATAGAGATGCTACAAAGTGGGAGAAAGATGCCAATACAAATGCTGACTCGGCGTTTAACTTAGGTGTTACTTACCATAAAAAAATCAAGGATTATGATAAGGCTATTTACTGGTATAAAAAAGCTTATAAGCTAGATAAAGGTAATGATGTAGCGAATAATCTTGGATATCTTTATGATGATATTAAAAAATATGATGATGCTATAAAATGGTATAAAGTTGGCATAGAACAAGGAGATGCAGACTCTTCTTTTAACCTTGCTCTTCTATATAAACGAAAAATAAAAGACTACCCAAACGCAATAAAATACTATACAAAAGCTTATGAAATGGGAGAAAGTGGGGGGGCTTTTAACTTGGCTATGCTATATGAAGAAAGCCTAAAAGACTACCCAAACGCAATAAAATACTACACAAAAGCTTATAAAATGGGAGATATGGGGGGGGCTAATAGCTTAGGCTACCTTTATGAACACAATTTAAAAGATACAAAAAATGCAGAACTTTGGTATAAAATAGCCGTTAGTAAAAATAATAAAAGAGCTATTGGAAATTTAGCAAAACTCTATAATAAACAAAATAAAAAAGAGTTAGGAAGTGCTTATATGATTTCTCTTATCAACAATGGATACACAAAATCTAAAGTTCTCACTTATCTAAAAACCAAATGGAAACTAACAGACAAAGAACTTCAAAAAGCCTACAAACTCCAACTAAAACTAGACATCCCTAAACATTACCGAGGCAATATAAACTAA